From the Anaeromyxobacter dehalogenans 2CP-1 genome, the window CGCGCGGCCGTGTACTACGGCGCCTCCGTGGCGAACGTGCTGACGCTGCTGCTGGTCGTGCTGATGATCAGCTCGTCGCTGCTCACGGTGGCCGAGCGCAAGTGGTCGGCGCTCATCCAGAACCGCATCGGCGCGAACCGCATCAAGGTGTTCGGCTCGGCGCTGGGCGGCATCCCGTTCCTCGCCGCCGACGCGCTCAAGATGCTCACCAAGGAGCGCATCGAGACCACCGGGCGCACCCGGGTGCTCTACGAGCTCGCGCCCATGCTGGCGTTCGCGCCGGTGTTCGCGCTGTTCGCGATCATCCCGGTGGGGCAGGGGATCGAGCTGAACCAGATCCCGGGCCTGGCGGGCGCGGCCGCGTCGGGCGCGGTCGAGCAGATCGCGCTGCAGGTCTCGCGCACCGACACCGGCCTGCTGTACCTGTTCGCGATCGCCTCGCTCCAGGTGTACGGCACCGCGCTCGCGGGCTGGGCCTCGAACAACAAGCTGGCGCTGCTCGGCGGCGTCCGCGCCTCCTCGCAGATGATCAGCTACGAGGTGTCGCTGGGCCTGTCGCTGGTCGGCACGATGATCGCGTTCCGGACGCTCCGCCTGGAGGAGATGGTGGTGGCGCAGGGGAACCCGGTGCTCGGCCCGGTGCCGGCGCTGGGCCTGCTCCTGCAGCCCATCGGCTTCCTCATCTTCTTCGCCAGCGCGTTCGCCGAGACCAAGCGCGCGCCGTTCGACCTCCCCGAGGGCGAGAGCGAGATCGTCGGCTACTTCGTCGAGTACTCCGGCATGAAGTTCGGCCTGCTGTTCCTGGCCGAGTTCGCCGAGATCGTGGTGCTCGCGGGCGTGATCACCGCCGTGTTCCTGGGCGGCTGGCACCCCATCCTGTTCGAGGGCTGGCTGCGCCAGAACCTGACGCCGTTCTGGTTCGCGGCGGTCGGCGCCGGGGCGTTCATCGCCAAGATGATCGTCATGATGTGGCTGCAGCTCACCATCCGCTGGCTGCTGCCGCGCTTCCGCTTCGACCAGATCCAGAAGCTGTGCTGGAAGCTGCTGCTCCCGGCCGCCCTGGTGAACGTCTTCGTGACCGGCGGCGCGCTGCTGCTCGACCCGAGCGGCCAGCTGCTGGCCTGGATCGGCGTCCTCACCATCGTCGTCATCGCCGTCCTCACCGCCGCGGTCGGCCGCGCGCCCGCCCCCGCGGCGGGACACGGCGCCGCCCACGCCGCCGCCGGACACTGACGCCATGCCCTACCAGCTCGAGAACCGCCCGCCGGACCTGCGCGAGTCGATGTACTTCCCGGAGATCATCCGGGGCATCGGCACGATCACGAAGCACTTCCTGAAGAACCTGTTCTTCTCGCGCGACGCGAACCCGGACATCCTCGCCCGCAAGCGCGGGGGCTTCGGGCACTCGGACAACGTCACGCTGCAGTACCCGGAGGAGCGGGCGCCCTACGCGCCGGCCTACCGCGGGCTGCACCGGCTGGTGCCGCGCGAGGACGGGAAGCCGCGCTGCGTCGCCTGCTACATGTGCGCGACGATCTGCCCGGCGCAGTGCATCTACATCGAGGCCGCCGAGTACCCGGACGATCCGGTCGAGAAGTACCCCGCGAAGTTCGTGATCGACGAGCTGCGCTGCATCGTGTGCGGCTTCTGCGTGGAGGCCTGCCCGAAGGACGCCATCCGCATGGACTCCGGCGAGCACACGCCGCCGTCCTACGAGCGCTCGGCGCAGATCTGGGACGAGAAGCGGCTGCTCCGCGGGCCGCCGGTGTCGTACCAGTACGACCCGTGGCTGCGCCGCGGCTCGCCGTCCATCCCGCCCGACAAGCTCGAGGAGATGCGCGCCCGCGCGAAGCCGTTCCCGACGGTGGCGACCGACGAGGCCAGCCAGACGCCGGGGTTCTCGGTGCGGGCGCTCGCGGCCGAGGCCAGGGACCGGGCGCAGGCGGCCCGCAAGTAGGTCCGGTCCGGCCGTCCCGAGGCCCCGCCCGCCGGCTCCGGCGGCG encodes:
- a CDS encoding NuoI/complex I 23 kDa subunit family protein is translated as MPYQLENRPPDLRESMYFPEIIRGIGTITKHFLKNLFFSRDANPDILARKRGGFGHSDNVTLQYPEERAPYAPAYRGLHRLVPREDGKPRCVACYMCATICPAQCIYIEAAEYPDDPVEKYPAKFVIDELRCIVCGFCVEACPKDAIRMDSGEHTPPSYERSAQIWDEKRLLRGPPVSYQYDPWLRRGSPSIPPDKLEEMRARAKPFPTVATDEASQTPGFSVRALAAEARDRAQAARK
- a CDS encoding complex I subunit 1/NuoH family protein, producing the protein MNRFFGMLLVIAATLAGLVVLSAGFYLAAGWLGWGFNALAGWITGSPGVSRAAVYYGASVANVLTLLLVVLMISSSLLTVAERKWSALIQNRIGANRIKVFGSALGGIPFLAADALKMLTKERIETTGRTRVLYELAPMLAFAPVFALFAIIPVGQGIELNQIPGLAGAAASGAVEQIALQVSRTDTGLLYLFAIASLQVYGTALAGWASNNKLALLGGVRASSQMISYEVSLGLSLVGTMIAFRTLRLEEMVVAQGNPVLGPVPALGLLLQPIGFLIFFASAFAETKRAPFDLPEGESEIVGYFVEYSGMKFGLLFLAEFAEIVVLAGVITAVFLGGWHPILFEGWLRQNLTPFWFAAVGAGAFIAKMIVMMWLQLTIRWLLPRFRFDQIQKLCWKLLLPAALVNVFVTGGALLLDPSGQLLAWIGVLTIVVIAVLTAAVGRAPAPAAGHGAAHAAAGH